Proteins from one Erpetoichthys calabaricus chromosome 11, fErpCal1.3, whole genome shotgun sequence genomic window:
- the dnase1l1l gene encoding deoxyribonuclease I-like 1-like: MKSATLVLFIIGFHVSLAFKICAFNVKSFGEAKAANKQVMDILIKIISRCDVCLIQEVRDSKGEAVRVLIEGLNRFDKLHNYTFLGSERLGRNSYKEQYVFIFRSDVVQVQAFYQYPSTTKGDSDTFSREPFIAWFHSPHTAVKDFVLIAQHTSPKDAVREIDELFKVFESVKERWKTQNIMFLGDLNAACSYVTAKDWESIRLRKHPNFYWLIGDEEDTTVSEKTHCAYDRIIVHGKEFLNGIIVKSAKPFNFKKKYRLSEDDAKEVSDHFPVEVDLIACSRGHHHSEL, translated from the exons ATGAAGTCTGCTACTTTGGTTTTATTCATCATTGGCTTCCATGTGTCTCTGGCTTTCAAGATTTGTGCCTTTAATGTTAAAAGCTTCGGAGAGGCCAAAGCGGCTAACAAACAAGTTATGGACATTTTGATTAAG ATCATTTCTCGCTGTGACGTGTGTCTGATTCAGGAGGTTCGAGACTCCAAAGGCGAGGCTGTCCGGGTGCTCATCGAGGGGCTAAACAG GTTTGATAAGTTGCACAACTACACCTTTTTGGGGAGCGAGAGGCTCGGCCGGAACTCCTACAAAGAGCAGTATGTCTTTATATTCAG GAGTGATGTGGTGCAGGTCCAAGCCTTCTATCAATATCCCAGTACCACAAAGGGGGACTCGGACACTTTCTCCAGAGAGCCTTTCATCGCATGGTTTCACTCACCACATACCG CAGTGAAAGACTTTGTTCTCATTGCACAGCACACTTCTCCAAAGGATGCTGTCCGAGAGATTGATGAGCTGTTCAAAGTCTTTGAAAGTGTGAAGGAGCGCTGGAAGACACAG AATATCATGTTTCTAGGGGATCTGAATGCTGCTTGCAGTTACGTTACTGCCAAGGACTGGGAAAGCATCAGACTGAGAAAACACCCCAACTTCTACTGGCTGATTGGGGATGAGGAGGACACCACAGTTAGCGAGAAGACACATTGTGCCTACGACAG GATTATAGTTCATGGGAAGGAGTTCCTCAATGGAATAATAGTAAAATCAGCCAAGCCATTCAACTTTAAGAAGAAATACAGACTTTCTGAAGACGAC GCTAAGGAGGTGAGCGACCATTTCCCAGTCGAAGTAGACCTGATAGCTTGTTCAAGAGGGCATCACCACAGTGAGCTCTGA